From one Planococcus citri chromosome 3, ihPlaCitr1.1, whole genome shotgun sequence genomic stretch:
- the LOC135841945 gene encoding uncharacterized protein LOC135841945: MKMTSFKTLIFCAFILLIYLSKGSGIQCWKCHTRTEGDGACDDPQKTEGTPDAWYHSTVCVSLKYSLKDDPSRKEYFYQNVYHAPSYLHPSNDTCATHPAYLPSKDIIVDHCQVCYQDLCNLRIRGLSGTELQCWDCDSGAHGDEDCDHPTKSKIMAADWNNRPVCLSANYSLKNDESDSSRKQYYYRTIFRAPREMEFPADDCANHVFSKFEMNPNVGVRIDTCQVCYKDLCNQVRYKDLYNLAVRGQSGILVIIAGMFISWSFHKIRHL; encoded by the exons ATGAAAATGACTAGTTTCAAAACTTTAATATTTTGTGCTTTTATTCTGTTGATTTATTTATCAAAAG GAAGTGGTATACAATGTTGGAAATGTCACACGAGAACCGAAGGAGATGGGGCTTGCGATGATCCCCAAAAAACGGAAGGTACTCCTGATGCTTGGTATCATAGTACAGTATGTGTATCATTGAAATACTCGTTAAAGGATG ATCCTTCAAGAAAAGAGTACTTTTACCAAAATGTCTACCATGCTCCCAGCTATTTGCATCCTTCCAACGACACCTGTGCTACGCATCCCGCTTATTTACCAAGTAAAGATATTATCGTGGACCATTGTCAAGTCTGTTACCAAGATTTATGCAACCTGCGAATAAGAGGACTATCAG gAACGGAATTACAATGTTGGGACTGTGACTCGGGAGCACATGGAGATGAGGATTGCGACCATCccacaaaatcgaaaattatggCTGCTGATTGGAATAATAGGCCAGTGTGTTTATCAGCGAATTACTCGTTAAAGAATGACGAGTCAG ATTCTTCAAGAAAACAGTATTATTACCGAACTATCTTCAGGGCCCCCCGTGAAATGGAGTTCCCAGCCGACGACTGTGCAAATCATgtattttccaagtttgaaatGAATCCAAATGTTGGCGTACGAATAGACACATGTCAAGTCTGTTACAAAGATTTATGCAATCAAGTCCGTTACAAAGATTTATACAATCTGGCAGTAAGAGGACAATCAGGTATTCTCGTAATCATTGCAGGAATGTTTATAAGTTGGAGTTTTCATAAGATTCGACATTTGTGA